A portion of the Oncorhynchus clarkii lewisi isolate Uvic-CL-2024 chromosome 27, UVic_Ocla_1.0, whole genome shotgun sequence genome contains these proteins:
- the LOC139385724 gene encoding mucin-17 — protein MWSVFFFFLSYLDRNFVKGEFPNYSLDAEKQSKDVFFMLNSTFCAKMSGIGGNCLYQVSDGIEEVRSVHDTSGKLVDCSVTINQTQVKSFMHVCRLGLKHQITNPEYMELSFADMTEAKYNCQAFQRTSKCTTVTTERIAAPTAQTPKETTRENSVHEDNKQRSKRGFTYPGTLWCGAGNMADNYDHLGEFAATDSCCRVHDHCPYVIHAFSSKYGYTNFKWHPLSHCDCDNALKECLRKVNDTSSRVVGQAFFNVIEVPCFQFIYEEQCVERHWYGVCKKYDKLPVAVPRESIPYDFGGIDVIDVLTVAPQKETKETGTEQDNPEGTTQSTVSGSQTTGPEEPSLRNMVTVAEDFIKFLATVSTSQGSATDNTKGETQTSEKKKRKNTAGKNKKNNKKGKGKGRKRKQKIDSVSKGAEESYQVSPTKAEEVVNKSNFVNEPENDDQVNRNVNRFSDGEKDCGGKEELSNDVMRDEPHVDEESAADASDTSATAVKMEQTMLETPALKDHTETASLSATTSTPIVTTQKTKRQRSRKGEGRKKQSNITLTVTPKGVARHTAIKQDLPTTTTESSGTPTIPTSTAIISADQPAQLKLENHSEKRHVTVTAGTPIVTFIKSKRHRSKEREKTNKWRKIPPALPMVGDTFRNPTEKDLEEITTESTSAPAVTTITTVRVAGQPVSHRPESHNEKGSNTITTVGSTLSETKRHRLKEREGRKMRRKVISTLLAEGTSLQNPTEDALYTVTTDSTVVLNIPTTTTVVAAEQAEMLTPQSIESHSEKGLLTRTASDPVMTGRRQGSKEREGRKKSKKVTIPTVVKDEVPIHNDNETKLEEIITGTSLTPSASEISFKVDEEGEFNLQGSENYREQALREQTSTHTTSPIKSTVQKTEERIGRKKRRKPPQ, from the exons ATGTGGTCggtattttttttctttctgtcttATCTGGACAGAAACTTTGTCAAGGGAGAATTCCCCAATTATTCCCTAGATGCAGAGAAACAGAGTAAAGAtgtgtttttcatgctcaacagcaCATTCTGTGCCAAAATGTCAGGCATTGGGGGAAATTGTCTTTACCAAGTGTCAGACGGAATTGAGGAAGTGCGCTCAGTGCATGACACGTCGGGTAAACTGGTGGACTGCTCAGTAACCATCAACCAGACGCAGGTGAAGTCATTCATGCATGTGTGCAGATTGGGACTGAAGCACCAGATAACCAACCCAGAATATATGGAGTTGAGTTTTGCAGACATGACAGAAGCCAAATACAACTGTCAAGCGTTCCAGAGGACATCAAAGTGCACGACGGTCACCACGGAGAGGATAGCCGCACCAACAGCACAGACACCGAAGGAGACGACGAGAGAGAATTCTGTCCACGAGGATAACAAGCAGAGATCCAAGCGAGGATTCACTTATCCTGGAACCCTGTGGTGTGGAGCTGGCAACATGGCTGATAATTACGACCATTTGG GAGAGTTCGCGGCGACTGACAGTTGTTGCCGCGTTCATGACCACTGCCCCTACGTCATCCATGCGTTTTCCTCAAAATACGGCTACACCAATTTCAAGTGGCATCCCCTTAGTCACTGTGACTGCGATAATGC GTTGAAGGAGTGTCTGAGGAAAGTCAATGACACCTCCTCCAGGGTGGTTGGCCAAGCTTTCTTCAATGTCATTGAGGTGCCCTGTTTCCAGTTTATATATGAAGAGCAATGTGTGGAGCGCCACTGGTATGGCGT GTGTAAAAAATATGACAAGCTCCCGGTTGCAGTGCCTAGAGAGTCCATCCCGTATGATTTCGGAGGTATTGACGTTATTGACGTGCTGACCGTGGCTCCTCAGAAAGAGACAAAGGAAACAGGCACAGAGCAGGACAATCCTGAAGGCACAACACAGTCCACTGTTTCTGGCTCCCAGACCACTGGCCCTGAGGAACCCTCCCTCAGGAACATGGTCACAGTTGCTGAGGACTTCATCAAATTTCTGGCCACCGTCTCCACCTCTCAGGGTTCGGCTACAGACAACACCAAAGGAGAGACACAGAcctcagagaagaagaagaggaagaacacTGCAgggaaaaataagaaaaataacaagaaagggaaaggaaaagggagaaagaggaagcAGAAAATCGACTCAGTCTCAAAAGGAGCAGAGGAGTCCTACCAAGTTAGTCCTACCAAAGCAGAGGAAGTTGTCAATAAGAGTAACTTTGTAAATGAGCCTGAGAATGATGACCAGGTGAACAGAAATGTCAACCGTTTCAGTGATGGTGAAAAAGATTGTGGAGGGAAAGAGGAGCTTTCTAATGATGTCATGAGAGATGAACCACATGTAGATGAAGAAAGTGCTGCAGATGCCTCTGACACCTCAGCCACTGCTGTCAAGATGGAGCAGACAATGCTGGAAACTCCGGCTCTGAAGGATCACACAGAAACAGCGTCTCTTTCTGCAACCACCAGCACACCCATTGTGACCACACAGAAAACCAAAAGGCAGAGGTCAAGAAAGGGGGAAGGGAGGAAAAAACAGAGCAACATAACGCTAACTGTTACCCCTAAAGGAGTTGCACGCCATACCGCCATTAAACAGGACCTCCCAACAACCACAACAGAGAGCTCTGGCACCCCGACCATCCCTACCAGCACTGCCATAATCTCTGCAGATCAGCCTGCGCAACTAAAGTTAGAGAACCACAGTGAAAAGCGACATGTTACGGTTACTGCCGGCACCCCCATTGTGACTTTTATCAAAAGCAAAAGGCACaggtcaaaggagagagagaaaacaaataaATGGAGGAAAATCCCTCCCGCTCTTCCCATGGTGGGGGATACTTTCCGAAACCCCACTGAAAAGGATCTTGAAGAGATCACTACTGAGAGCACAAGTGCTCCAGCcgtcaccaccatcactactgtTCGCGTTGCAGGGCAGCCAGTGTCACACAGACCCGAAAGTCACAATGAGAAAGGATCCAATACCATTACGACTGTAGGCTCAACTTTGAGTGAGACCAAAAGGCAcaggctgaaagagagagagggaagaaagatgAGGAGAAAAGTCATATCAACTCTCTTGGCTGAGGGCACATCTCTTCAGAATCCCACTGAAGATGCCCTTTATACAGTCACTACTGACAGCACTGTTGTACTGAACATCCCCACAACCACCACTGTAGTCGCTGCAGAGCAGGCTGAGATGCTAACGCCACAGAGCATAGAGAGTCATAGTGAAAAGGGACTTCTCACCAGAACAGCCAGCGATCCCGTTATGACTGGGAGAAGACAAGGAtcaaaagagagggagggtagaaagAAAAGTAAAAAAGTGACCATACCCACTGTTGTCAAGGATGAGGTTCCTATCCATAATGACAATGAAACTAAACTTGAAGAAATAATAACAGGTACAAGTCTGACACCTTCAGCGTCAGAAATCTCATTCAAAGTTGACGAAGAAGGAGAGTTCAATCTACAGGGTTCTGAGAACTACAGAGAACAGGCCCTCAGAGAACAGACCAGCACACACACTACTAGTCCAATAAAATCCACTGTCCAGAAAACGGAAGAGAGAATAGGTAGAAAGAAAAGGAGAAAACCACCACAATGA